A genomic segment from Geitlerinema sp. PCC 7407 encodes:
- a CDS encoding carbonic anhydrase translates to MHFSRRNVLKLGAGAIGAGLLTRELHSPVLADEPVRTASPTDDLTPDQALQQLLDGNQRFVSSKRQNPHRTMFRLREVAKGQHPFASVLGCADSRVPVEIVFDQGLGDLFVCRVAGNVVTPEEAGSLEFGAAILGTKVILVLGHERCGAISAAAKGAQVPGQIGSLIDAIQPATEQASKQPGDPIANLCKANVRLQVEHLKASPVLAQLIQENKLKIVGGYYDLDTGSVTLV, encoded by the coding sequence ATGCATTTTTCGAGACGAAATGTGCTGAAGCTGGGTGCTGGAGCCATCGGCGCTGGGCTTCTGACGAGAGAGCTGCATAGCCCAGTTCTGGCCGACGAGCCAGTCCGGACAGCTTCTCCTACAGATGACCTAACCCCCGATCAGGCCCTGCAACAGCTGCTAGACGGCAATCAGCGTTTTGTCAGCAGCAAGCGGCAAAATCCCCACCGAACGATGTTCCGCCTCAGAGAGGTGGCAAAGGGACAGCATCCCTTTGCGTCGGTCCTGGGCTGCGCAGACTCCCGGGTTCCTGTTGAAATTGTGTTTGACCAGGGATTGGGCGATCTGTTTGTTTGCCGCGTTGCAGGCAACGTTGTCACGCCCGAGGAAGCCGGCAGCCTTGAGTTTGGTGCCGCTATCTTGGGAACGAAGGTCATTTTGGTCTTGGGCCATGAGCGGTGTGGTGCCATCTCTGCCGCCGCCAAGGGCGCACAGGTTCCTGGCCAAATTGGCAGTTTGATCGATGCCATTCAGCCTGCGACTGAGCAAGCGAGCAAGCAGCCCGGTGATCCCATCGCAAATCTCTGTAAAGCCAACGTTCGGCTTCAGGTTGAGCATTTGAAAGCGTCCCCTGTGCTGGCTCAACTCATTCAAGAAAACAAGCTAAAAATTGTTGGCGGCTATTACGACCTGGATACTGGATCTGTGACCCTGGTCTAA
- a CDS encoding NADH-quinone oxidoreductase subunit M — protein sequence MLSTLIWFPVLGAIAITVLPVRQLKLAALTISGLILLWTLWIATQFDYTNPLLQLSEYLPWLESLGLNYQLGVDGLSLPLLVLNSLLTWIAIFSSQEETQRPRLFYSLVLLVSGAVAGAFLAQNLLLFFLFYEMELVPFYLLISIWGGEKRNYAATKFLLYTALSGALILVAFLGLVWLQGASSFAYEALMGQSLPLWLQIVLLSFIIIGFGIKIPLVPLHTWLPDTYVAASAPVAILLGGVLAKLGTYGIFRFGFGLFPQAWATLAPGLATWAAISVLYGSTIAIAQKDIKRMVAYSSIGHMGYILLAGAAATPLSLVGAVAQMVAHGLILAILFHLVGVIETKVGTRELDVLNGLMNPIRGLPLVSALLVLGGMASAGIPGLVGFVSEFLVFQGSYSVFPLQTLLCVVGTGLTAVYFVILLNRTCFGKLDNSIAYFPKVEWRERIPALVLAITIFFLGIQPSWLVRWSEPTTTAMVAAAVPPLTQPAIAQDLSKKLPFISGLSSLEKQ from the coding sequence ATGCTAAGTACACTGATTTGGTTTCCGGTTCTTGGTGCGATCGCCATTACCGTTTTACCCGTTCGCCAATTAAAGCTGGCAGCTCTAACCATCAGTGGTCTGATTTTGCTATGGACCCTTTGGATTGCGACTCAGTTTGATTACACCAATCCGCTCTTGCAGCTCTCAGAGTATTTGCCTTGGCTAGAGTCTCTGGGCTTGAACTATCAGCTGGGAGTTGATGGTCTATCGCTGCCCCTGCTGGTGCTCAACAGCTTGCTAACGTGGATTGCCATCTTTAGCAGCCAAGAAGAAACGCAGCGGCCTCGCCTGTTTTACAGCCTCGTTTTGCTCGTCAGCGGTGCTGTCGCGGGTGCCTTTTTGGCGCAGAACTTGCTGCTGTTTTTCCTGTTCTACGAAATGGAGCTGGTGCCTTTTTACCTGCTCATTTCGATCTGGGGCGGCGAAAAGCGCAACTATGCTGCCACCAAGTTTCTGCTGTACACCGCCCTTTCGGGAGCGCTGATTTTGGTGGCATTCCTGGGCCTAGTTTGGCTCCAAGGGGCTAGCAGCTTTGCCTATGAGGCCCTGATGGGTCAGTCTCTGCCGCTGTGGCTCCAGATCGTGCTGCTGAGCTTTATCATCATTGGCTTTGGGATCAAGATTCCCCTAGTTCCCCTGCACACTTGGCTACCAGATACCTACGTTGCGGCTTCTGCGCCAGTGGCGATCTTGCTGGGAGGTGTCTTGGCCAAGCTGGGAACCTACGGCATCTTTCGGTTTGGCTTTGGGCTTTTTCCACAGGCGTGGGCGACCCTGGCACCGGGACTGGCAACCTGGGCAGCGATCAGTGTGTTGTATGGCTCGACCATCGCGATCGCGCAGAAAGATATCAAGCGCATGGTGGCCTATAGCTCGATCGGCCACATGGGCTACATCTTGCTGGCTGGAGCAGCCGCAACGCCTCTGAGCCTGGTTGGAGCCGTCGCCCAAATGGTTGCCCACGGTCTGATCTTGGCGATCTTGTTCCATCTGGTTGGCGTGATCGAGACCAAGGTCGGCACCCGGGAGCTGGATGTTCTGAACGGCCTGATGAATCCCATTCGCGGTCTGCCCCTCGTGAGCGCTCTGCTGGTCCTCGGCGGCATGGCTAGCGCTGGCATTCCGGGCTTAGTGGGGTTTGTCTCTGAGTTTCTGGTCTTCCAGGGCAGCTACTCCGTGTTTCCCTTGCAAACCCTGCTGTGCGTGGTGGGCACGGGCCTGACGGCGGTTTACTTTGTGATTTTGCTCAACCGCACTTGCTTCGGCAAGCTGGACAATTCGATCGCCTACTTCCCCAAAGTGGAATGGCGCGAGCGCATTCCGGCCTTGGTTCTAGCGATCACGATCTTTTTCTTGGGGATTCAGCCAAGCTGGCTGGTTCGCTGGAGTGAGCCCACCACCACCGCTATGGTTGCGGCCGCAGTTCCGCCTCTGACGCAACCTGCGATCGCCCAAGACCTCAGCAAAAAGTTGCCCTTTATCAGTGGTCTCTCGTCGCTAGAAAAGCAGTAA
- a CDS encoding CO2 hydration protein: MTFTTLPQTILSPSTHEFSGIIHRLEAGGSMLPDTPENLMQIIGIYKAYAVPMDFYWRDLLYIAEHVFLNPLPAFKYFLPQEYLDLHNHYAGDDADLRIWRGEATVHPELLEFIEKGELKQKLPKLFHHLSHDRVNMEFAEACMRAMFWHRGMGGQFDPYLDTDEYKANADRAIRAYFQGNPVMLGLYKMFPDMFLEQVRELSYYANLGLFWEVMAPVFFEMSDLYDEGKLTTVPEAMNFLVNGIFAIAGRPIYHHVYIRGECYEIIPKSKGFMWLYEAALPYVEAVFYRTSPFRGTKSYNAQAKQVPGEQDDFHYGILYADVFPVGSAGIPPTLLMQDMLHFLPPYLLDYYKQYCRGDDDLLIQLGISFQRSMYNVTSAVIQALRTALLYPLDDPNPKHLMANRQFFEMQIDRFKRPEARLRDIQRQDYR, from the coding sequence ATGACTTTCACAACGCTTCCACAGACCATCCTTTCCCCCTCCACTCACGAGTTTTCAGGGATTATCCATCGCCTAGAAGCGGGCGGCTCGATGCTACCTGATACCCCCGAAAATCTCATGCAGATTATTGGGATTTACAAGGCCTATGCCGTGCCAATGGATTTCTATTGGCGAGACCTGCTCTACATCGCTGAGCACGTCTTTCTCAATCCGCTGCCGGCATTCAAGTACTTCTTGCCCCAGGAATATCTCGATCTGCACAATCACTACGCCGGAGATGATGCAGATTTGCGGATTTGGCGGGGAGAGGCGACGGTCCATCCCGAGCTGCTCGAGTTCATTGAGAAGGGGGAACTGAAGCAGAAACTACCCAAGCTGTTTCATCACCTGTCCCACGATCGCGTAAATATGGAGTTTGCTGAAGCCTGCATGCGCGCCATGTTTTGGCATCGCGGCATGGGCGGTCAGTTTGACCCCTACCTCGACACCGACGAGTACAAAGCCAACGCCGATCGCGCCATCCGGGCCTATTTCCAGGGCAATCCTGTGATGCTGGGGCTGTACAAGATGTTCCCCGATATGTTTTTGGAGCAGGTGCGGGAGCTATCCTACTACGCCAATTTGGGGCTGTTTTGGGAGGTGATGGCGCCGGTCTTCTTCGAGATGTCTGACCTCTACGATGAGGGCAAGCTGACCACGGTTCCTGAGGCGATGAACTTCTTGGTCAACGGCATTTTTGCGATCGCCGGTCGTCCGATTTACCACCACGTTTACATTCGGGGCGAGTGCTACGAAATCATTCCCAAGTCCAAGGGCTTTATGTGGCTCTACGAAGCCGCTCTGCCCTACGTGGAAGCGGTGTTTTATCGGACCTCTCCCTTCCGGGGCACGAAGTCCTACAATGCCCAGGCCAAGCAGGTTCCCGGCGAGCAGGACGACTTCCACTACGGGATTCTCTACGCGGATGTGTTTCCGGTTGGCTCCGCCGGCATTCCGCCGACGCTGCTGATGCAGGACATGCTGCATTTCCTGCCGCCCTATTTGCTGGATTATTACAAGCAATACTGCCGGGGTGATGATGACCTCTTGATCCAGTTGGGAATTAGCTTCCAGCGATCGATGTACAATGTCACCTCTGCGGTAATTCAGGCGCTGCGCACGGCGCTGCTCTATCCCCTAGACGATCCAAATCCCAAGCACCTGATGGCCAATCGTCAGTTTTTTGAGATGCAGATCGATCGCTTCAAGCGTCCCGAAGCGCGTCTGCGAGACATTCAGCGTCAGGACTATCGCTAG
- a CDS encoding fasciclin domain-containing protein, whose protein sequence is MADIVDIAVSAEGFKTLVTAVQVANLVETLKGPGPFTVFAPTDDAFAKLPPGTVQTLVQNTPQLARILTFHVVAGKWMKADLEKVDSVISIEGSPIRIDTSDGFEVKNATVIAADIEADNGVIHVLDRVILMG, encoded by the coding sequence ATGGCTGACATTGTTGATATTGCAGTAAGTGCAGAAGGTTTCAAAACGCTGGTGACTGCTGTTCAGGTTGCCAACTTAGTCGAAACGCTGAAAGGCCCAGGCCCTTTTACGGTGTTTGCGCCCACGGATGATGCCTTTGCCAAGCTGCCGCCTGGCACGGTGCAAACTCTGGTCCAAAACACGCCGCAGCTTGCTCGGATTCTGACGTTTCACGTCGTCGCAGGTAAGTGGATGAAAGCGGATCTTGAGAAGGTGGATTCTGTGATTTCCATCGAAGGATCGCCCATTCGCATTGATACTTCAGACGGCTTTGAAGTGAAGAATGCAACGGTGATCGCGGCCGATATTGAGGCAGATAATGGCGTCATTCATGTCCTCGATCGCGTCATTTTGATGGGATAG
- a CDS encoding zinc-dependent peptidase, translated as MDRAIGVFGAIALVIAGILLGPRLRQWRRDRLKRQPFPPLWEALVEQYVPVYPRLTPLERQRLRGLIQVFLAEKQFIGCGGLVVTLEMRVAIAAIACLLLLNGRESYFSRLRSILVYPDVYVVQETKATAPHIVEERQVARLGESWSRDQVVLAWAQIQRDRANWRDGHNVVLHEFAHQLDQEDGEAEGVPFLKNRADYQTWAQVMAAGYEKLCRDVGRGAKTVLNPYGATNPAEFFAVATETFFEKPRQLQKREPELYEQLWQYYQLDPSAWV; from the coding sequence ATGGATCGGGCGATAGGGGTATTTGGGGCGATCGCCCTTGTGATAGCCGGAATTTTGCTGGGGCCGAGGCTGCGCCAGTGGCGGCGCGATCGCCTGAAGCGGCAGCCCTTTCCACCGCTGTGGGAAGCCCTAGTCGAGCAATACGTGCCGGTGTATCCGCGCCTGACGCCCCTGGAGCGGCAGCGACTGCGGGGCTTGATTCAGGTCTTTTTGGCCGAAAAGCAGTTTATCGGCTGTGGCGGGCTGGTGGTGACCCTGGAAATGCGGGTGGCGATCGCCGCGATCGCCTGCTTGCTTCTGCTCAATGGCCGCGAGAGCTACTTTTCGCGCCTCCGGTCCATCTTGGTGTACCCCGATGTCTACGTGGTCCAGGAAACCAAAGCCACCGCGCCCCACATCGTCGAAGAGCGCCAGGTGGCCCGTCTGGGCGAGTCCTGGAGCCGCGATCAGGTGGTGCTGGCCTGGGCCCAAATCCAGCGCGATCGCGCCAACTGGCGAGACGGCCACAACGTGGTGCTCCACGAATTTGCCCATCAGCTCGACCAAGAAGATGGCGAGGCCGAAGGCGTTCCCTTCCTAAAAAACCGGGCCGACTATCAAACCTGGGCGCAGGTCATGGCCGCAGGCTACGAAAAGCTGTGCCGGGACGTCGGTCGGGGTGCCAAAACCGTCCTCAACCCCTACGGCGCGACCAATCCGGCAGAGTTTTTTGCCGTGGCGACCGAGACATTTTTTGAGAAGCCGCGCCAGCTCCAGAAGCGCGAGCCGGAGCTCTACGAGCAGCTTTGGCAGTACTACCAGCTCGACCCCAGCGCTTGGGTTTGA
- a CDS encoding pentapeptide repeat-containing protein — MSRQKALTPRRWWKLAGWGCLGTVVVAVVSFGGFVVWVKHDIQTTRASIRQLARTGSCVGCDLSYANLSGLDLQFVDLSGANLRRADLRGTVLGAATLVGTDFTRADLSGAVLRQASLDDAIFDRANLTGADFHCGAGTCTTLQGASFRQANLTRANLVCLDCFPDGERVGLAEVDLRGANLTEADLQYSRLDGAKIEGAVFCRTTLADGKVAEPDCKAPTSTQ; from the coding sequence GTGAGTAGGCAAAAAGCGCTAACCCCAAGACGCTGGTGGAAGCTGGCGGGCTGGGGCTGTCTGGGGACTGTTGTGGTGGCCGTGGTCAGCTTTGGGGGATTTGTGGTGTGGGTCAAGCACGACATTCAGACGACGCGCGCTTCGATCCGCCAGCTGGCTCGCACGGGGAGCTGTGTGGGGTGTGATTTGTCCTATGCCAACTTGTCGGGGCTGGATTTGCAGTTTGTGGATTTGTCGGGGGCTAATTTGCGGCGGGCGGACCTGCGGGGGACGGTGCTGGGAGCAGCGACCCTGGTGGGCACGGACTTCACGCGGGCGGACTTGTCGGGGGCGGTGCTGCGCCAGGCGTCTTTGGACGACGCCATCTTCGATCGCGCGAACCTGACGGGGGCGGATTTTCACTGTGGGGCCGGTACCTGCACGACCTTGCAGGGGGCCAGCTTTCGCCAAGCCAACCTGACGCGCGCAAACCTCGTGTGCCTGGACTGCTTTCCAGATGGAGAGCGGGTAGGGCTGGCGGAGGTTGACCTGCGCGGGGCGAACCTGACGGAGGCGGATCTGCAATACTCTCGCCTGGATGGCGCGAAGATAGAGGGAGCGGTGTTTTGCAGGACGACGCTGGCGGATGGCAAGGTGGCTGAGCCTGACTGCAAGGCACCGACGTCGACGCAGTAG